The genomic stretch CAaaaacataatcattcattctaATTAGAGCGAATCCAaccaaagaaaaatgaaatatgTAAACAGATATCGCTGCCTGCTTACCAGGTATCACTTTGGGAGGATCTTCCTTCCCATCAGGAGCACAGACGTACCGTTGTCCCTTATACCAAACAAGTTGCGGTGGCTTGGGCGCATACAAGCCCCCCTCCGGAAGACTAATGTAGCATCCAACGACATCCCCTTCTCCATAACCCACCTTCCCATATGCCTCCCTCATCGCCCGGTGAACCTTACTTCCGTCCACATCACGGTACGCGAAACTATTCCCATCGTACCCAACCGGTGCTTGCAAGTCCCCCTTCTCCATTGTCCACCCAAGGCGTGTATGGCCCGTCTCCCCCAACTTCAAGACCTTAATTTCGAAATACCACGCACCCTCGACAACCCCTCGGGTCGCCCGAACCATGCGGTAGCCCTTGGAGCTGCCAGTAGTGAGGCGGTCATCGGCCAGCTCGATCTTCTCAGCCTTGTAGATCTTGGAGAGGCAGATTCGGGCATCAGGGGAGTCATCGGACTTGTCTGGAAAGCGTGGGATGGGCGTGATGAGGACGGTGTCGTCTTGCACGGGAGTGGGTTTGGGCTTCTTCTTGTGTTTTCGGGAGGTGGGTTTAGTCCAGACATTGTTGTTTTTCTTCTTGGACTGCTTCTTtttcgttgttgttgttgttgctgctgctgatgcTGGGGTTGTTGGCTTTTTCATTGTAGTCAATGACGGTGAAGTGGGGGAGGAGATGGGAGAGAGGGGTTTTTGCCTCTTTTGGGTGGGAGCAGCATCTTCTTCTTCGTCAGAGGCGTCATCAGACGGTGGATTGGAGGAGGAGGGATCAGAGGAGGATGCTGGCTGTTGTTTGTTGTTGGTTTTGAGATGAATGGGTTCTTCTTTTGGTTGtgattgttgttgttgtggtagTGGTGATTGTGGTTGTTGTGGAGGTGAAGGAGGATGAAGGGATTGGGTGTGGTCATCGTGCGTGGTCGGAGTGTTGGGGCATTCGTCGTTGTCTCTGTATGTGGTCCGTGGGGCAACGGGGCTTtccattggagagagagagagagttgagagaGAGATGCTTTGGCGGGAGCGGGATTGGGAAAAGACAAGGAAAAAGGGCTCCGAACCGGAGCAACGCCCGTTTCAGCCAGcgtgtaaaatacctgaatgggGGACTCGGATTCtatagtgacccctccagtacggAGGTCGGTACTGGTcggatctgtggaccccacagcgatgtacgtgttttatgcGCGCCGTACATccaatttttccatctcattttaggtaatccaaatctcagatgtacCATACCACGGGAAAGCAGCGGTGATTAAATGGCCCACGAAAGTCTTGAAtcaaagcttatatttgtattttaccttcattcgAGTCAACGTGACCTACTCAAtgggttggacggcaaataaacttcacagtAGTTATAcaggaactttttaatggtaggcgttcacttATCATTGACAtgggatttggattttttttttcgtaccctaatggataaaacacatacatccttgtgTGGCACACGTATCCTTTTCAGTTCCCAACTGGAGGGTAGTTATGAAATCCCAATCCCCAGGTTGCAACTATAATTTATaaagtgtgtgtgtatacacacacactgAGTCGCAGCTATGCATGtgggcacctttgcacacatattatgggtgtctaatctaaacAGTTCATGTGATACGGAATTTCATGAAATTCTAAGACAAATTTTTATCttaatctaaaattctagtgggccatgacaaagataaatgcaaatcaagggagcaatttattttcatttttcatggcctaccaaagttttggatcaaagtaaaaattgggtccGGACAATTTCACGAGGTGCTGTTTCATGtaaaccattcagattttggaatcACATAATGTATTATGAGTTCTCAAGAAGCACATCTAAGCATTTGGCACAAACATTAAGTTATTACCGTCTGTGACAAGTTGATTGGGGCATATCCTGGCACCTTACATTTACTGTAGGTCTGCTGACAATGTCACTAATGATGTAAGCCAATCACagggccaaatatatatatatatatatatatatatatatatatatatatatatatatatatatatatatatatatatatatatatatatatcatgtttgTAGTGAGCATTTAATAGggattatttttttaagattttcaTATTATTCATTCCTCCATCCCCTATTTTGTCTCTATTTCTCTTTACCATCCTTTTTTTATACTATGAGTTTTTATAGGACTGTTTGGATCATGTCAAATCATAATAACTTAATGTAATGTGTAATACAAAAAAGTAATAATGACTTTTACCATTGTTTTTTAAAGTAAAACTAAGTACTAATTGTATGTACCCTGCTTTCATATTCACAACCGACATGTAATGCATTTTTAATAGTTAGATGCACTTGGATGTAATTTTGcccatatgtattatatccacatcattcatgtcacgccccaaactcggaaaccggactcacaaaattttcaatcgttgactccagtgccgacagcctccgtaataccccattttcgactcccagcgtccatacatcatattccgatcatgagatcctataaggaggattttccaacttacatttaactcgtaatgagcataaccacaagtttacccaaatcacaaaggcaacatcatcattacatatccacaaatataaacatttgaatacagtactgaaagggaaatacatatgacaaaatcaaagctccggaggtcagctgcatgctccaagctcaacgttgctgcaacctaacgccacatgcacgcatctatcgtgcataagcttatagaaagcttagtggatggtgaaagtatgtgcccaaggtaagtgtcaagtaagcaatatcagagtaagtgtaaatactgataaacccatagtcatacaatatcaaaaatactagtaagatcataaatcatacgatatcagagtaatgcgaaaatacgctgataggcccataaatactatcagccttatccaggctatacgatgcaaaaataataataataaaaataatatcatatattgatgaagcaatgtagatcagttatacaatgcggggacagtaagccaaatatcagatgatgatgcaatgcaatatgcggtgcgaatgaaatgactaagctggagtgaagtcgggatgattgtACGTAATATCGCAAGCTATGCGGTCCATCACAAaga from Magnolia sinica isolate HGM2019 chromosome 17, MsV1, whole genome shotgun sequence encodes the following:
- the LOC131231243 gene encoding protein TRAUCO-like, which codes for MESPVAPRTTYRDNDECPNTPTTHDDHTQSLHPPSPPQQPQSPLPQQQQSQPKEEPIHLKTNNKQQPASSSDPSSSNPPSDDASDEEEDAAPTQKRQKPLSPISSPTSPSLTTMKKPTTPASAAATTTTTKKKQSKKKNNNVWTKPTSRKHKKKPKPTPVQDDTVLITPIPRFPDKSDDSPDARICLSKIYKAEKIELADDRLTTGSSKGYRMVRATRGVVEGAWYFEIKVLKLGETGHTRLGWTMEKGDLQAPVGYDGNSFAYRDVDGSKVHRAMREAYGKVGYGEGDVVGCYISLPEGGLYAPKPPQLVWYKGQRYVCAPDGKEDPPKVIPGSEISFFKNGECQGVAFTNLNGGRYYPAASMYTLPNQPNCVVKFNFGPDFEFFPEDFGGRPSPTPMIEVPYHGLDVKVEGVAQNGQSAEKKTLTKDEKEG